In Yoonia sp. R2331, the following proteins share a genomic window:
- a CDS encoding aspartate-semialdehyde dehydrogenase yields MGYKVVVVGATGNVGHEMLNILAERSFPVDEIAVLASRRSLGTEVTFGDKTLKTKDLDTFDFTGWDMALFAVGSEATKKYAPVAAKAGCVVIDNSSLYRYDPDVPLIVPEVNADAIHGYAKKNIIANPNCSTAQMVVALKPLHDRATIKRVVVSTYQSVSGSGKAGMDELWDQTKGMYVPGQEKDPETFTKQIAFNVIPHIDVFLDDGSTKEEWKMVAETKKIVDKAIKVTATCVRVPVMVGHSESVNIEFEEFLDEDEARDILRTAPGIMVIDKREDGGYVTPVECVGDYATFISRIRQDSTIENGLNLWCVSDNLRKGAALNAVQIAEVLGRECLKKG; encoded by the coding sequence ATGGGTTATAAAGTCGTCGTCGTCGGCGCCACGGGCAACGTGGGCCACGAAATGCTGAATATCCTCGCGGAACGTTCGTTCCCGGTGGATGAAATTGCCGTGCTCGCCAGCCGCCGTTCGCTGGGGACCGAGGTGACATTTGGCGACAAAACCCTGAAAACCAAAGACCTTGATACCTTTGACTTTACCGGCTGGGACATGGCGCTGTTTGCCGTGGGCTCGGAAGCCACAAAGAAATACGCGCCGGTTGCGGCCAAGGCGGGCTGCGTGGTCATCGATAACTCTTCGCTTTATCGCTATGACCCCGACGTGCCGCTGATCGTGCCAGAGGTGAACGCCGACGCGATTCACGGCTATGCCAAGAAGAACATCATCGCCAATCCCAACTGCTCGACCGCGCAGATGGTTGTGGCACTCAAGCCCCTGCACGACCGCGCCACGATCAAGCGCGTAGTGGTCAGCACCTATCAATCTGTGTCGGGATCCGGCAAAGCGGGCATGGACGAGCTGTGGGACCAGACCAAGGGCATGTATGTCCCCGGTCAGGAAAAAGACCCAGAGACATTCACCAAGCAGATCGCCTTTAACGTGATCCCGCATATCGACGTCTTCCTGGACGATGGCTCGACCAAGGAAGAATGGAAGATGGTGGCCGAGACCAAAAAGATCGTCGACAAGGCAATCAAGGTGACTGCCACCTGCGTACGCGTGCCTGTGATGGTCGGCCACTCTGAATCCGTAAACATCGAATTCGAAGAGTTCCTTGACGAAGATGAAGCCCGCGACATCCTACGCACGGCACCCGGCATCATGGTTATCGACAAGCGCGAAGACGGCGGTTACGTCACACCGGTCGAATGCGTTGGCGACTATGCCACCTTTATCAGCCGCATCCGTCAGGACAGCACTATCGAAAATGGCCTGAACCTGTGGTGCGTCTCGGACAACCTGCGCAAGGGTGCGGCCCTGAACGCCGTGCAAATCGCAGAAGTGCTGGGACGCGAGTGCCTGAAAAAGGGCTGA
- a CDS encoding VPLPA-CTERM sorting domain-containing protein, with product MKNLKTIASAVALAIAASTASAGNVSYDATSYAPGGHSLWFSGLGAPLGKHFHFDPSGLFNTDMTSWGQLLGTVTSANDSTNGFQVSFNYDGDTTGLGAFKNGGGGMTGGSAVPGTNGVWGGTLNPDIFFLNMTGGTLTGFGDKLGGIKLDVTRKPSNGIMAAQIGTGANDKNGNFGMSNWFYTICDVCSNAQYDFTSAFNNKQGDVNVNLVPNGGNLTDVPLPAAGWMLIAGLGGLAAAKRRRKKA from the coding sequence ATGAAAAATCTCAAGACAATTGCATCTGCTGTGGCGTTGGCAATCGCCGCATCTACCGCTTCAGCCGGAAACGTTTCGTATGATGCGACGTCCTATGCACCGGGCGGTCACTCGCTTTGGTTCAGCGGCTTGGGCGCTCCACTGGGAAAGCACTTCCACTTCGATCCAAGCGGTCTGTTCAACACCGATATGACAAGCTGGGGCCAACTTCTTGGCACGGTGACTTCGGCCAATGACAGCACGAATGGCTTTCAGGTGTCCTTCAACTATGATGGCGACACAACCGGCCTTGGCGCGTTCAAGAATGGCGGAGGCGGCATGACCGGTGGTTCCGCGGTCCCCGGCACCAACGGTGTCTGGGGCGGGACGTTGAACCCGGACATTTTCTTCTTGAACATGACCGGTGGGACACTGACCGGGTTTGGTGACAAACTTGGCGGCATCAAGCTTGATGTGACTCGCAAGCCTTCAAACGGCATCATGGCGGCTCAGATCGGCACGGGTGCGAACGACAAGAATGGCAATTTCGGTATGTCGAACTGGTTCTACACAATATGTGATGTGTGTTCGAACGCGCAGTATGACTTCACCAGTGCGTTCAACAACAAACAGGGCGATGTGAACGTGAACCTGGTGCCCAATGGCGGCAACTTGACAGATGTCCCTCTGCCCGCTGCAGGCTGGATGCTGATTGCGGGTCTGGGTGGTCTGGCAGCGGCAAAGCGTCGCCGCAAGAAAGCCTGA
- a CDS encoding transcriptional regulator: MEMHDAKRVSIVIEAPLESRLSDALLEAGVTGFTIMPVLGGSGRSGRWSREGQLGRSGMVNFICLIRPERLDGLLEAAFAVVEPQIGVVSVTDAKVLRAERF; this comes from the coding sequence ATGGAAATGCATGACGCAAAGCGCGTATCCATCGTGATCGAGGCACCGTTAGAGAGCCGGCTGAGTGACGCCCTGCTTGAGGCCGGGGTGACCGGGTTTACCATCATGCCAGTCCTTGGCGGGTCTGGCCGGTCCGGACGGTGGAGCCGCGAAGGCCAGTTGGGCCGGTCGGGCATGGTCAATTTCATCTGCCTGATCCGCCCCGAACGGCTTGATGGCCTGCTGGAGGCCGCCTTTGCCGTGGTCGAACCGCAGATCGGTGTGGTCAGCGTGACCGACGCCAAAGTGCTGCGGGCCGAGCGGTTCTAA
- a CDS encoding sodium-dependent bicarbonate transport family permease: MTEIFDLAASNLVSPIILSFALGLVAALARSDLTIPEAVAKGMSIYLLFAIGFKGGAAVAANGIDSTLLMAVAAGLVLSFGLPFIAFALLKIMTGMDRVDAAAVAAHYGSISIVTFVAATSVLEGSMISSEGYMVAVAAAMEAPAILSALWLVARGGTGTKMDGDLMREILLNGSIVLLVGAFIIGAVTGQKGLDEIAPFIVTPFKGVLCLFLLDMGLIAGRGLRNVRGTLGIGAIGFAILMPLISSVAGLMLGMLIGLSLGGVVLMMVLSASASYIAVPAAMRVALPQANPSIYLTLSLGVTFPFNLTLGIPLYLAVAQMMSGG, translated from the coding sequence ATGACCGAAATCTTTGATCTTGCGGCCAGTAACCTTGTGTCACCGATCATCCTGAGCTTTGCGCTGGGGTTGGTTGCTGCATTGGCCCGATCCGACCTGACAATCCCGGAAGCCGTGGCAAAGGGGATGTCGATCTATCTTTTGTTCGCAATCGGCTTCAAAGGCGGGGCGGCTGTGGCCGCAAATGGTATAGATTCGACCCTGTTGATGGCGGTGGCCGCGGGGCTGGTGCTGTCGTTTGGTCTGCCGTTCATCGCTTTTGCGTTGCTCAAAATCATGACCGGCATGGACCGTGTGGATGCCGCAGCCGTAGCCGCACATTACGGGTCGATCAGCATTGTGACCTTCGTCGCAGCCACATCCGTGCTGGAAGGCAGCATGATCAGTTCCGAAGGCTATATGGTCGCCGTCGCCGCCGCGATGGAAGCGCCTGCAATCCTGTCGGCCCTGTGGCTGGTGGCGCGTGGTGGTACGGGAACCAAGATGGACGGTGATCTGATGCGCGAGATCCTGTTGAACGGTTCTATCGTTTTGCTTGTGGGTGCCTTCATCATTGGTGCGGTCACCGGACAAAAAGGGCTGGATGAAATCGCGCCCTTTATCGTGACCCCATTCAAGGGTGTGCTGTGCCTGTTCCTGCTGGATATGGGCCTGATCGCGGGGCGTGGTTTGCGCAACGTGCGGGGCACGCTGGGCATTGGCGCCATCGGCTTTGCCATTCTGATGCCGCTGATCAGCAGTGTCGCAGGGCTGATGCTGGGGATGTTGATCGGGCTTTCACTGGGCGGTGTTGTGCTGATGATGGTGCTCAGCGCCTCGGCCAGCTATATCGCGGTGCCTGCTGCGATGCGTGTGGCCCTGCCGCAGGCGAACCCGTCAATCTACCTGACCTTGTCGCTGGGCGTGACCTTCCCGTTTAACCTGACCCTTGGCATCCCGCTATATCTGGCGGTGGCCCAAATGATGAGTGGAGGCTGA
- a CDS encoding dihydrodipicolinate synthase family protein codes for MTSIFRGLSAFPITPTDPAGRVDVAALTALVKRLRVSGVSSVGLLGSTGGYAYLTQSERQRAVVAARDAITDDRALIISVGALRTDDAIALAQDAAEAGADGLLLAPMSYTPLTGDEVFAHFAAVSAATSLPLCIYNNPGTTHFNFDAALLERVAALPTVAAVKMPLPAKSDAAAEMADLRPRLPPDFVIGYSGDWGCGVTLQQGADAWFSVLGGILPAEAVTLLNAARDSDGTEFAQAQARLAPLWEMFQAFGSIRVVYAIVQALGLTSALPPLPIKSLDDAAKTRVAAILSALGADN; via the coding sequence ATGACGTCGATCTTTCGCGGGCTGTCTGCTTTTCCAATCACCCCAACCGACCCCGCCGGTCGGGTGGATGTCGCCGCATTGACGGCGCTGGTGAAACGGTTGCGGGTTTCCGGAGTGTCATCGGTTGGGTTGTTAGGCAGCACAGGTGGTTACGCCTACCTAACGCAGTCAGAGCGGCAGCGCGCTGTCGTCGCTGCCCGCGACGCCATAACGGATGATCGCGCGTTGATCATCAGCGTGGGCGCATTGCGCACCGATGATGCCATTGCCCTTGCACAGGACGCTGCAGAGGCCGGGGCTGATGGGCTGTTGCTGGCACCGATGTCTTATACGCCACTAACAGGAGATGAGGTTTTTGCCCATTTCGCAGCGGTCAGTGCGGCCACATCGCTGCCTCTGTGCATCTACAACAACCCTGGCACCACACATTTCAATTTTGACGCAGCCCTGCTAGAGCGGGTCGCGGCACTGCCGACGGTCGCTGCGGTCAAGATGCCATTACCTGCGAAAAGCGATGCCGCCGCAGAGATGGCTGACTTGCGGCCCCGTCTGCCCCCTGACTTTGTCATTGGGTATAGCGGTGATTGGGGCTGTGGCGTGACCTTGCAGCAGGGTGCGGATGCCTGGTTCAGCGTGTTGGGAGGGATCTTGCCAGCGGAGGCTGTGACCTTGTTGAACGCCGCGCGAGATAGCGATGGAACCGAGTTTGCGCAAGCGCAAGCGCGGCTTGCGCCGCTGTGGGAGATGTTTCAGGCATTTGGCAGCATTCGTGTGGTCTATGCGATTGTGCAGGCTCTTGGACTGACCAGCGCGCTGCCTCCCTTGCCTATCAAGTCTTTGGATGATGCTGCGAAGACGCGCGTTGCGGCGATTTTGTCGGCATTGGGTGCGGATAATTGA
- a CDS encoding carbonic anhydrase, which yields MKHARPLPAYLVTRYQGWKATTFAENATWFHKLASEGQHPRAMIISCCDSRVHVTSLFGADQGEFFIHRNIANLVPVYGPDGGNHGTSAAVEYAVTALKVPHLVVMGHSSCGGVKGCYDMCSGQAPELEEDSSFVGRWMDILRPGYERLPEGDEATRRAALEKEAVLVSLENLMTFPFVKAAVEEGALSLHGVWNDIGCGALEVYDSDSGTFNAL from the coding sequence ATGAAACACGCTCGTCCTTTGCCCGCATACCTTGTCACCCGCTATCAAGGTTGGAAAGCCACCACATTTGCCGAAAATGCGACATGGTTTCACAAACTGGCCAGCGAAGGGCAGCACCCGCGCGCGATGATCATTTCGTGCTGCGACAGCCGTGTGCACGTCACGTCGCTGTTCGGTGCGGATCAGGGGGAATTCTTTATTCACCGCAATATCGCAAACCTGGTGCCGGTCTATGGTCCCGATGGGGGCAATCACGGCACCTCGGCGGCGGTGGAATACGCGGTTACTGCGCTGAAGGTGCCGCACTTGGTTGTCATGGGGCACTCAAGTTGCGGTGGGGTGAAGGGGTGTTACGACATGTGCAGCGGGCAAGCGCCCGAACTGGAAGAGGACAGCAGCTTTGTCGGGCGGTGGATGGATATTCTGCGCCCGGGCTATGAACGCCTGCCAGAAGGTGATGAGGCAACGCGCCGCGCGGCCCTGGAAAAAGAGGCGGTGCTTGTGTCGCTGGAAAACCTGATGACCTTCCCCTTTGTCAAAGCTGCCGTCGAAGAAGGCGCTCTGTCGTTGCATGGTGTCTGGAATGATATCGGGTGTGGCGCGCTAGAGGTTTACGATTCCGACAGTGGCACGTTCAACGCGCTGTGA
- a CDS encoding M17 family metallopeptidase — protein MTLTFASADGDATPLHIINADDLATIPHNARDWAEQNGFKGAAGTVLTVPGADGTIAMALVGRGGASSRARGRFLTAPAARKLPAGTYAIATDLDQIELEEAALGWLLESYDFDRYRKPKRDAARLVAPAGIDADRVAAIAAGEALTRDLINTPASDMGPLELEEETRALARQFDADINVITGDDLITSNFPMIHTVGRASTRQPRLLDLRWGKAGPQLTLVGKGVCFDTGGLNIKPGGSMGLMKKDMGGAATTLGLAQMIMALNLPLRLRLLIPAVENSIDGNAFRPQDILTSRKGLTVEINNTDAEGRLVLADALTLADEDDPDLVISMATLTGAARVAVGPDLAPFYTDNDTHAAALTASAARVADPVWRMPFHAPYEAVIEPGIADLDNAPAGGMAGSITAALFLRRFVESPYMHFDIYGWCPSAKPARPKGGVGMGARAILDALPQMLNL, from the coding sequence ATGACACTGACATTTGCTTCCGCTGACGGTGATGCGACCCCGCTTCATATTATTAATGCCGATGACCTTGCGACGATCCCTCACAACGCCCGCGACTGGGCTGAACAAAATGGGTTCAAAGGGGCCGCTGGTACTGTCCTGACGGTGCCAGGTGCTGACGGCACCATTGCGATGGCTCTCGTCGGGCGGGGCGGGGCATCCAGCCGCGCGCGCGGGCGTTTCCTGACAGCACCTGCCGCGCGCAAACTGCCTGCCGGCACCTATGCCATCGCTACCGATCTGGATCAGATTGAACTGGAAGAGGCAGCACTGGGCTGGCTCTTGGAATCCTACGACTTTGACCGCTACCGCAAACCCAAACGCGATGCGGCGCGCCTGGTGGCGCCCGCTGGCATCGACGCGGACCGGGTTGCCGCCATTGCAGCCGGCGAGGCTCTGACCCGCGATCTGATCAACACGCCGGCCTCTGACATGGGTCCGCTCGAGCTGGAAGAAGAGACACGCGCCCTTGCCCGCCAGTTTGACGCAGACATTAACGTGATCACCGGTGACGATCTGATCACGTCAAACTTTCCGATGATCCACACGGTAGGCCGCGCTTCGACCCGGCAACCGCGGCTTTTGGACCTGCGCTGGGGCAAGGCAGGGCCGCAATTGACGCTAGTGGGCAAAGGGGTCTGCTTTGACACGGGCGGGCTGAATATCAAACCGGGCGGGTCGATGGGCCTGATGAAAAAGGACATGGGCGGGGCCGCGACAACGCTGGGACTTGCGCAGATGATCATGGCGCTGAACTTGCCGCTCCGCCTGCGTCTGCTGATCCCGGCGGTGGAGAACAGCATCGACGGCAACGCCTTTCGCCCGCAAGACATCCTGACCAGCCGCAAGGGTCTGACCGTCGAGATTAACAATACCGATGCAGAAGGGCGTCTGGTGCTGGCCGATGCTCTCACGTTGGCGGACGAGGATGACCCAGACCTCGTGATCTCGATGGCGACGTTGACCGGTGCGGCTCGCGTGGCTGTTGGCCCCGACCTGGCACCCTTTTATACTGACAACGACACCCACGCCGCGGCGTTGACCGCCAGTGCGGCCCGGGTCGCTGACCCGGTCTGGCGGATGCCGTTTCACGCGCCCTACGAGGCGGTGATCGAACCGGGTATCGCGGATCTGGACAATGCGCCTGCGGGTGGCATGGCGGGCAGTATTACCGCGGCCCTTTTCCTGCGCCGCTTTGTTGAAAGCCCCTACATGCATTTTGACATCTACGGTTGGTGTCCCAGTGCCAAACCCGCCCGTCCCAAAGGCGGCGTGGGGATGGGCGCGCGCGCAATTCTGGATGCGCTGCCGCAGATGTTGAACCTTTGA